The Desulfuromonas sp. genomic sequence GGGGGGAATGGTTTCTTTCCAGTTCTGATCCTCCGGCGGATCGAAAGGGCAGCTCCGCTTCCCCCTGCCGGGAGTGGCCGGGCTGTCCCCGTTTGTTCAGTGATGTACCTGTCCACTTTGTCCATGCTCGAGGGGCGAATTTAAAGGAGGTTTGAAGATGGGGCGGTTCTGGTCCATTTTAGTGCTATTGGGGGTCTTGGTTCTTCCTCTGCAGGGCTGCGGGGGCGATGATGACGGCGGAAGCATCGGCGACGCGATTGTTCAGGAGGGCGATGACGACGGCGGAAGCGTCGGCTCCGGCGGGACCGAGGGGCCCGGCAAGCTCGGCGACCTCACCGACCTGGGCGACCTGGTGGCGCCCGACGGCGAGCCGCCTCCCGGCGACGGCTGGTACTTCACCAAGACCGCGGCCATCAACAACGCCGGCATCGTCGTCGGCCAGTCCAACGCGGGGAGCCCGGTCAAGGGCGCCTTCCGCTGGGACCCGGTCACGGGCCTGATGACCTACCTCGGCAGGCAATCGGGGACTTACGACGACTTCTATTGCATCGGCTACAAGCGCGAGGAGGAGTTCCGCAAGTTCTTCATCTACTCCGAGGCGGCGGGGATCAACGGATCGGGGACGATTATCGGCAACTCCACCACCGGGACGGGGTGGCCCGATGACGAAGAAAAGCGCGCTTTTCTCTGGAACGACGGCGCCTTCTTCGATCTTGCCCCTCCCCCCTATACCATCGAGGAGAAGGACGAAGACGAGAACGGCAATGTCACCATCAAGATCTACCGCGTGAACGGGCAGTACTCGGAGGCCGTCGACATCAACGACCTCGGAGAGGTGGCTCTCACCATGGACGACAAGACCGGCCGCCACGCCTACTACTGGGACGGGGTCAGCTTCCGCACCGATTCCCTCCATTATTACTACCCCGACAAGGAGCATCCCACCGGCCCTGTCGAGGTCCTGGTGCCCGATGTGGAGTCCCTGGGACGCATCGTGGGGGCGGACAGCGAGGCGGTGGCCATCAATGAAAACGGGCAAGCGGTCATCAACAGCGGCGGCACGGTCATCTTTCATGACCTGAACTGGGACGTCATTGAGTCGCTGAACCACCTGCCGGGTGCGACGATGACCGTGGCCGTCGACATCAACGACAGCATCAGCACCAACAACGACGATATCCCCGATGGCCATGTTGTCGGCAACTCGGGCAATTTCGACCCCGCCACCCTCGACGTGGCGACGGACGACGTTCGCGGCTTCTTCTGGGACGGCGGGGTTATGTACCCGATTGATGATTTGGGTGGGGGAAGCAGTCTAGCTATCGACATCAACAACCTCGACCAGGTCGTGGGTTGTGCAACTCTCGAGGATGGTTCCAATCACGCTTATATCTGGTCCCTTGACGAAAACAAGAAGGGGGCCATAAGGGATCTCGGCACCCTCGGCGGGACCAACAGCTGCGCGACCGCCATCAACGAGGCGGGGCAGGTGGTGGGCTGGTCGGAGACCGGGGGCACATGCGAGGACTGCGCCGAGGCGATCGTCCGCCACGCCTTTCTCTGGGACAGCGGGACGATGTACTATCTCGGCACCCATCAGCCGCCCTACGAATACCCTTTCACGCCGACCTTCCCCTTCAGCGCCGCGGCGGCCATCAACGACAGCGGCGAGGTGGCCGGCAATTCCGTCAGCATCAACAACCATTCCCGGGGGTTCTACCTGAAACCGGCATTCCCGGAAAGCGCGGAGTAGGCTCCAATCGATACCAGGGGCGGGGCCATAGGTCCCGCCCTTCCGCTTTGGAGGTTCTTGCATGCTCGGAGCCATTGCCGGCGACATCATCGGTTCGCGGTTCGAGACCGACCCGGTCAAGAGCAGGGATTTCGCCCTGTTCGCCCCGGAGTGCACCTATACCGACGACGCGGTGCTGAGCGTCGCGGTGGCCGAAAGCCTGCTTGAAGGCCGGCCCTGCGACTAGATGCTGCGGCACTATTTTTGCCTCTATCCCCACGCAGATTACGGCGGCAACTTCTGTCGATGGGCGCAGGGAGAGGGGCGTGCGTCCTACAACTCCTATGGCAACGGGGCGGCCATGAGGGTCAGCCCGGTGGGGTGGTGTTTCGACGATCTGGATACGGTCCTGGCCGAGGCGGAAAAAACCGCCCTGCCCACTCACAGCCACCCCGAGGGGGTCAAGGGGGCCCAGGCGGTGGCGGCGGCGATCTTTCTGGCGCGGCGGGAAAAGGACCGGGGGAGGCTGCGGCACTACCTGGAAACCCGCTTCGGCTACGACCTCTCCCGAAGCCTGGACAGCATCCGGCCGGACTATCGGTTCGACGTGACCTGCCAGGGCTCGGTCCCCGAGGCCCTGATAGCCTTTTTCGAGGCCGAAGACTTCGAGGACGCGGTGCGGGGCGCCGTCTCTCTCGGCGGCGACAGCGATACCCAGGCCTGCATAGCCGGGAGCGTGGCCGAGGCTTATTTCGGCGGGGTCCCCCAGGGCATTCAGGAGGAGGTGTGGGCCCGGCTTGACGACCGGTTGGCCAGGGTCGTTAGCCGCTTCCGGGAGGCGGTCGACCTGAACTGAGGCTTTGCAGAACGAAAGAAGCCTTCCGCGTGAGCGGAAGGCTTCTTTTTTGTTAATGGCGGGAGTAGATGGGAATCGAACCCACCGGGGACGGGATGCGCCCCCCTTCGGTTTTGAAGACCGAGAGCGCCACCAGGCTACTAACTACTCCCGAAAGCTGACGGTAGGGAAATTTAGCACGATTCCGGTGCTGATGCAAGGGACATCCGCACGGAGTTGGTATGTGTGAAAGCGCAGTTATTCCAAGCGATTCTGCCAGGTTGAGAGTCAGGGGCGGATGGTGTGCGCGGCGTCCCGCAGGGTCTCGACGATATCGAGCATGTTGGTGGCCCGGCCGACGGCGAGCGTCTCCTTGATGTTGAAGAAATCGAGGCACAGGCCGCAGGAGGCGATGTCGGTCCCCATGCAGGCCAGTTTGTCCAAAGCCTCGAGGACCTCGGACCCCTCTGCGGCCAATTTGACCCCGGCGTTGGCGAACAGCACGGCGTCGGGGGCCGGGTCGAGTTCGGTGAGGGTGAAGAGGAAGTTTTTCATCAACAGTCGTCCCAGTTCGTCGTCGCCGTTGCCCATGGCATCGGAGGCGACGAAGGCGACGGTTTTTCCCACGACGCCAGTCGCGTCACCGGTCTTACCGGAGGCCGCGCCGGGGGTCAGCTCGAGGGCGAAGCCGCCATCGGTGTCGCTGGCTTCGACCGTGTAGCCCTGGCTGGCGGCGAGGCGGGAGACGTTCTCCCGGGCCGTATCGTCCCCGACCAGAACGCGCAGGGGAACCCCCGGTCGCTCCAGGACCAGCTTGCGGGTTTCGACAACGGGGTGGGGGCACTTCTTGGCCCGGCAGTCCAAGGTCGTCATTATCTCGTCTCCCTTTCGAGTGGAATTCCGAGTATTATTAATAAACCGGAAGCACAAATAATACAAATAGGTAATGTTGATGTATTTTTGTTTTATTATAGGTTGTTTCTATTTTGGGGGCTCGCATGCAGTTCTCAGCGGTCAACCGCCGGTCTTCTGACTTCTGATAAACCGCAACAGAGCTGATAGAATGGAAACCTTACAGCCGTGAGTCGACACGTCGGGGAGGGTACAATGCTGCGTATATCCGGGTTTCTGATGGTTTGCATTCTGGCGGTTTGGGTGTCGTCGCCGGCGGCTTCCGGGGGAGAGGGGCGGGTTGAACCCTGCCGGGAGGCGACACGCCAGTTCGCGAGTACGCTCAAGGGGGAGCTGGTCGGGGCGCTGCGGCAGGGGGGGCCGGTCTTCGCCCTGGGCGTCTGTCGGGACAGGGCCCCGGCGATCGCCGGGGCGGTCTCCGCCGAAAGGGGACTGCGAATCGGGAGGACGGCTCTCAAGGTGCGCAACCGGCAGAACGCACCCGACCCCTGGGAGAGGGCGGTTCTGGAGTCCTTCGAGGAGCGCAAGGCCGGCGGAGAGGCTCTGCCGGTTTTGGAACGTTACGAGGTCGTGGAGGAGGAGGGGGGAAGGGTCCTGCGCTACATGAAGGCGATCCCCACCGGGGAGGTCTGCCTGGTGTGCCACGGCACGGCGGTGGCTCCCGATGTCCGGGCCGGGCTGCGGACCCTCTACCCCGAGGACCGGGCCACGGGCTTCGGGGCGGGGGATATCCGGGGGGCCTTCACCGTCAGCATGCCCCTCGATTGAGAAACGCCTCCTGCCCAAACGGGCGCGGTGGCATGGACGGGGGCGTTCGTTCCCCGGGGAGGACTGAGATCATGCGCAGGATTGTTTCGGTGATTTTCCTGGCCCTTGTGCTCGCCGGATGCGGCGACCAGGCGAAGGATTTGTTCGAGACCGCCCAGTTCGAGGAAAAGCAGTTTAACGAGGATCACGACGCCCAGCTTTACCGGCAGGTTCTGGAGAAATTCCCCGACTCGCCCTACGCGGCCAAGGCCCGGGAGCGGCTGGCGCAGTTGGGGGCCGAGTAAGCCCCTCAGCCCCGGTCGACCGTCTCCAGGTAATCGCGCAGGCTCTTGAATCCCATGAGCCGGGCCATGGACGGCTGGAAGGCGAAGGGCAGGATCACGAAGTAGGCGATCAGGGCGACGGCGCCGAGCCAGGCGGAGAGGCCGAACGCAGGGACGATCCCGGCCCCGAACAGGCAGATCCAGCTCAGGTCGATCCCGGCCTGCGCCCACTGGTTGCGGGGGTAGATGTTGGGGCGGCGCTCTGCGGGTAGTTTGCGGCACAGGTAGCTGAAGGACTGGAGCAGGGCGGCCGCAAAGAGGAATAGGGCGCTGAGGGTGGCTGGTGTCATGGCTCGGGCTTCATGCAGGTTCGCTTCAATGACGTCGTCGGGCTAGGCGGGGACGAGGCGCGCCACCGATTCGACGTGGCCGGTCTGGGGGAACATGTCCACGGGCTGCACCTCGGCGGTGCGGTATCCCAGCCCCCCGAGGATGTCGAGGTCGCGGGCCAGGGTCCGGGGGTTGCAGGAGACGTAGATCAGGGTCCGCGGGGCGAGTCCGGCAAGGCCCTTCAGGACCTGCGGCTCGCAGCCGCTGCGCGGGGGATTGACCACCGCGACCCCGCCGGGCGGGATCTGTTCGGCCAGCTCCTCCAGCTGCCCAGCGGCGTCCCCGGCGAAAAAGGAGCAGCCCGCCGTGTCGTTCAGCCGGGCGTTGGCCCGGGCGTTGCCCACCGCCTCCTCGGCAACCTCGACCCCGATCACCCGCCCCGCGTCCTTGGCCAGGTGCAGGGCGATGCCGCCGATGCCGCAGTAGAGGTCGAGGGCGGTCTCATCCTTGCCCAGCGCAGCCCACTGGCGCACCAGGCGGTAGATGCGGGCCGCCTGTTCGTTGTTGACCTGGAAGAAGGAGGTGGGGGAGATGCGCAGGCGCACGTCGCCTACCTGGTCGATCAGGTCGGGCACTCCCATGATGCGCTTGGTTTCCCTGCCGAAGATGACGTTCCCCTCCGAGGCGTTGACGTTCATGTTGACCGAGACGACCTCGGGGACCTTCTTTTTCAGCCACTTGGCGAGGTGGGTGACGGGGCGGAAATCGCGCTCGGCGACGACGAAGGTCACCATCGCCTTGTTCGCAGCCGGGGCGACCCGCACCGCCAGGTAGCGCAGCAGGCCCCGGCGCCGGGCGGGGTCGTAGACATAGATCTTCTGCCGGTCGATTTCTTCGCGCACCACGGCGACGATGCGGTTGACCAGGGGGTTGTGAAGGGGGCAGTCCCCGATGTCCACCGGGTCATGGCTGCCCCGCCGGTAAAGCCCGATCTTGACCTGCCCGCGCCCGCGGCTGCAGACCAGCTTGGCGTTGGTGCGGTAGCCCAGGGGGTGCGAGGCCTCCCACGCCGGGGCGACCGGGACCTTGCGAAGGTCCGGGTAGCCGTCCAGGGCCTGGCGCACCCGGTCCTGCTTGAAGCCGAGCTGCGCGGCGTAGTCCATGGCGATCAGGGGGCAGCCGAGGCAGGAGCGCGCGTGCCGGCAGGGGGAGGGGACCCGGTCCGGGTTCGGGGACAGGACCTTGCGCAGGCGGCCGATGATGCGGCGCTGCCCGGTGTGCTCCGCCGTGACCTCGACCCGCTCGCCGGCAAAGGCGCCCGCCACCACGACCTCTTTGCCGGCGTGGCGGCCGATGCCGACGCCGTCGTCGTTGATGTGGTCGATGTCGCATTCGAGAGTGGGCAGGGGGGTCCTGGGGGGCCTGCTCTTGCCTCTTGCCGGTGGTTTTGCCATGGGGTGGTCCTTTTCGTTGGGGGAGAATGCCGAACATTACCCCTGTCGTCGGGGTCCTGTCAATCTCCCGTTCGCTCCCCTGTTCGCTTGACTTGCCCCGCATCGGGCCGGTACACTCGGGCCGGTTTTGTAATGTCTCATTGGAATGCATGATAAACGGGCCACGGTTCCAATTTATCGCAAAGTCGCAAAGGGTAAAGAAGGGGGGCCGGGTGGATGGAGCGCAGCGCCTCCGCCATGAAGGTTTGCCGATAACATAGTCAGGAGTTTCCCCATGTCCCGCACCACCCGCCAGATCCGCGTCGGCGGCGTCGCCGTCGGCGGCGGCGCCCCGATCACGGTCCAGTCCATGACCAACACTGACACCCGGGACGCGGCCGCCACATTGGAGCAGATCGGTCGCCTGCACCGGGCCGGCTGCGAGATCGTGCGCTGCGCCGTCCCCGATCAGGACGCGGCGGCGGCCCTCGGCGAGATCGTGCGCCAGAGCCCCCTGCCGGTGATCGCCGACATCCATTTCGACCACCGCCTCGCCCTGGCCTCGCTCGAGGGCGGAGTTCACGGGCTGCGCCTCAACCCCGGAAACATCGGGGAGAGGTGGAAGGTGGAGGAGGTGGTCAAGGCCTGCGCCGAGCGCTCTGTGCCGATCCGCATCGGGGTCAACGGCGGCTCCCTGGAGCCGGAATTGCTCGAGAAGTACGGCCACCCGAGCGCCGAGGCGATGGCCGAGAGCGCCCTCGGGCACATCCGCATCCTCGAAGAGCTCGGCTACCGGGAGATCAAGGTCAGCCTCAAGGCCTCGGACATCCGCCGCACCGTCGAGGCCTACCGCCTCCTCGCCGGCCAGGTCGACTACCCCCTGCACGTCGGCATCACCGAGGCGGGGACGACCTTTTCCGGCACGGTCAAGAGCGCCGTCGGCCTCGGGGTCCTCCTCTACGACGGGATCGGCGACACCTTGCGGGTCTCCCTCACCGGCGACCCGGTGGACGAGGTGCGGGTCGGCTGGGAAATCCTCAAGAGCCTCGGGCTGCGCGAGCGCGGCCCGGTCTTCGTCAGTTGCCCCACCTGCGGCCGCTGCCAGGTCGATCTCATCCCCGTCGCCGAGGCCGTGGAGGAGCGCCTGCGCGACCTGCCCGCGGCGATCACCGTGGCGGTCATGGGGTGCGTGGTCAACGGCCCCGGCGAGGCCCGGGAGGCCGACGTCGGCATCGCCGGCGGCAAGGGGCAGGGACTCCTTTTCCGCAAGGGGGAGGTGGTGCGCAAGGTGGCCGAGGAAGACCTGGCGGACGCCCTGGTCGAGGAGGCGCGGCGCATGGCCGAAGAGGAGGCAAAGGTCTGACGGCCGCTTTCGGCTGTGCCGTGCACCGGGGGAGGTTCCGACAAGGGGTGCCCTTCGGGTTCTCTCCGCTCCGCGGCCGTTCTGAGGGCGGCCAAAAACTCGCTGTCGCTCAGACATCTGGCCCCCTGATTCTCAAAACGCCCGCTGCGCTCCGGCGGCGTCGAAGGGGGGGGATGGTACACCATCAATCACGTTTTTGACTCGTGCCCCGTGGGGCTCGTAAAGAGGGAGGCGACAAAGATGTCCAAATTGACCGAGCTGCCGGCCTGGCAGGCGCTGCAGGAGCACCACCGGACCATCGCCCCCCGTCACATGCGCGAGCTCTTCGCCGAGGACCCGGGGCGCTTCGAGAAGTTCTCCCTGCGCCTGGGCGACCTCCTCTTCGACTACTCCAAGAACCGCATCACCGCCGAGACCGTCGGGCTCCTCGTGGCGCTGGCGCGCGAGGCCGGGCTCGAGGAGAAGGTCCGGGCCATGTTCGCCGGGGAGAAGATCAACGTCACCGAGGGGCGGGCGGTCCTCCACGTGGCCCTGCGCAACCGCTCCGGCCGGCCGATCGCCGTTGACGGGAAGGACGTGATGCCCGCGGTAAACGCGGTGCTGGCCCAAATGCGCGTCTTCTGCGACCGGGTGCGCGGCGGCGACTGGACCGGCTACAGCGGCCGGGCGGTCACCGACGTGGTCAATATCGGCATCGGCGGCTCCGACCTCGGCCCGCTGATGGTCACCGAGGCCCTGGGGGCCTACGGCGGCACGCTGCGGGTCCATTACGTCTCCAACGTCGACGCCACCCACCTCGCCGAGACCCTCAAAGGCCTCGATCCCGAGACGACCCTCTTCGTCATCGCCTCCAAGACCTTCACCACCCAGGAGACGATGGCCAACGCCCGCTCGGCCCGGGAGTGGTTCCTTTTGTCGGCTGACGACGAGGCTCACGTCGCCAGCCACTTCGTCGCCGTCTCCACCAACGCTTCGAAGGTGGCCGAGTTCGGCATCGACGCGGAGAACATGTTCGAGTTCTGGGACTGGGTCGGCGGCCGCTACTCCCTGTGGTCGGCCATCGGCCTNCGCTTCGAAGGTGGCCGAGTTCGGCATCGACGCGGAGAACATGTTCGAGTTCTGGGACTGGGTCGGCGGCCGCTACTCCCTGTGGTCGGCCATCGGCCTCTCCATCGCCCTCTATGTCGGCATGGATCGCTTCGAGGAGCTGCTAGAGGGGGCCCACCGGGCCGACGAGCATTTCCGCAGCGCCCCTCTGGAGGAGAACATCCCGGCGCTCATGGGGCTGCTCGGCATCTGGTACAACAACTTCTTCGGCGCCGACACCCACGCCATCCTTCCCTACAACCAGTACCTGCACCGCTTCCCCGCCTACCTGCAGCAGGGGGACATGGAGAGCAACGGCAAGGGGGTGACCCGGGCCGGCGAGGCGGTGGACTATTCCACCGGGCCGATCATCTGGGGCGAGCCGGGGACCAACGGGCAGCACGCCTTCTACCAGCTGATTCACCAGGGGACCAAGCTCGTCCCGGCCGACTTCATCGCCCCGGTCGAGAGCCACAACCCCCTCGGGGAGCACCACAAGATCCTCCTTTCCAACTTTTTCGCCCAGCCCGAGGCCCTCATGAAGGGCAAGACGGAAGCCGAGGCGCGGGCCGAGCTGGAGTCCAATGGCCTTGATCCCGAGGCGGTGGACAGGCTCCTGCCCCACAAGGTCTTTCCCGGCAACCGGCCGAGCAACGCCATCCTCTTCCGTAAGCTGACCCCGGTCACCCTCGGCTCGCTGATCGCCCTCTACGAGCACAAGATCTTCGTCCAGGGGGCGGTCTGGGACCTCAACTCCTTCGACCAGTGGGGGGTGGAGCTCGGCAAGCAGCTCGCCGGGAGCATCCTCCCCGAGCTGAAGGGGGAGGGGGCGGTCGG encodes the following:
- a CDS encoding ADP-ribosylglycohydrolase family protein; this encodes MLRHYFCLYPHADYGGNFCRWAQGEGRASYNSYGNGAAMRVSPVGWCFDDLDTVLAEAEKTALPTHSHPEGVKGAQAVAAAIFLARREKDRGRLRHYLETRFGYDLSRSLDSIRPDYRFDVTCQGSVPEALIAFFEAEDFEDAVRGAVSLGGDSDTQACIAGSVAEAYFGGVPQGIQEEVWARLDDRLARVVSRFREAVDLN
- a CDS encoding lipoprotein: MRRIVSVIFLALVLAGCGDQAKDLFETAQFEEKQFNEDHDAQLYRQVLEKFPDSPYAAKARERLAQLGAE
- the ispG gene encoding flavodoxin-dependent (E)-4-hydroxy-3-methylbut-2-enyl-diphosphate synthase, whose translation is MSRTTRQIRVGGVAVGGGAPITVQSMTNTDTRDAAATLEQIGRLHRAGCEIVRCAVPDQDAAAALGEIVRQSPLPVIADIHFDHRLALASLEGGVHGLRLNPGNIGERWKVEEVVKACAERSVPIRIGVNGGSLEPELLEKYGHPSAEAMAESALGHIRILEELGYREIKVSLKASDIRRTVEAYRLLAGQVDYPLHVGITEAGTTFSGTVKSAVGLGVLLYDGIGDTLRVSLTGDPVDEVRVGWEILKSLGLRERGPVFVSCPTCGRCQVDLIPVAEAVEERLRDLPAAITVAVMGCVVNGPGEAREADVGIAGGKGQGLLFRKGEVVRKVAEEDLADALVEEARRMAEEEAKV
- the rlmD gene encoding 23S rRNA (uracil(1939)-C(5))-methyltransferase RlmD, with product MAKPPARGKSRPPRTPLPTLECDIDHINDDGVGIGRHAGKEVVVAGAFAGERVEVTAEHTGQRRIIGRLRKVLSPNPDRVPSPCRHARSCLGCPLIAMDYAAQLGFKQDRVRQALDGYPDLRKVPVAPAWEASHPLGYRTNAKLVCSRGRGQVKIGLYRRGSHDPVDIGDCPLHNPLVNRIVAVVREEIDRQKIYVYDPARRRGLLRYLAVRVAPAANKAMVTFVVAERDFRPVTHLAKWLKKKVPEVVSVNMNVNASEGNVIFGRETKRIMGVPDLIDQVGDVRLRISPTSFFQVNNEQAARIYRLVRQWAALGKDETALDLYCGIGGIALHLAKDAGRVIGVEVAEEAVGNARANARLNDTAGCSFFAGDAAGQLEELAEQIPPGGVAVVNPPRSGCEPQVLKGLAGLAPRTLIYVSCNPRTLARDLDILGGLGYRTAEVQPVDMFPQTGHVESVARLVPA
- a CDS encoding DUF3365 domain-containing protein, translated to MLRISGFLMVCILAVWVSSPAASGGEGRVEPCREATRQFASTLKGELVGALRQGGPVFALGVCRDRAPAIAGAVSAERGLRIGRTALKVRNRQNAPDPWERAVLESFEERKAGGEALPVLERYEVVEEEGGRVLRYMKAIPTGEVCLVCHGTAVAPDVRAGLRTLYPEDRATGFGAGDIRGAFTVSMPLD
- the yedF gene encoding sulfurtransferase-like selenium metabolism protein YedF, with translation MTTLDCRAKKCPHPVVETRKLVLERPGVPLRVLVGDDTARENVSRLAASQGYTVEASDTDGGFALELTPGAASGKTGDATGVVGKTVAFVASDAMGNGDDELGRLLMKNFLFTLTELDPAPDAVLFANAGVKLAAEGSEVLEALDKLACMGTDIASCGLCLDFFNIKETLAVGRATNMLDIVETLRDAAHTIRP